CCCGAGGTCATGATGCGTGTGGCGGCCCGCGAGCTGGAGGATCGCAAGGTGCCCCCGGAGCGCATCTTTCTATCTCTGGAGCGGAACATGAAATGTGCCGTGGGGTTCTGCGGCCACTGCCAGTTCGGCCCTGTCTTCATCTGCCGGGACGGCCCGGTGTTCCCCCTGGGCCGCGTCCGCCCGCTCCTGGAGGTGCGGGAGCTGTAAGGACTCGCGTTCGTTTCGATCCAAAACCGGGAAGGAGGACGCGATGGCGCGTCGTCGCAAGCCCAAGCTGGCAGTCTGGAAGTTCGCCTCCTGCGATGGCTGCCAGCTGACCCTCCTGGACTGCGAGGATGAGCTGCTCACCCTGGCGGATGAGCTGGAGATCGCATACTTCCTGGAAGCCTCCCGGGCGGTCGTGCGCGGGCCCTATGACCTCTCCCTGGTCGAGGGGAGCATCTCCACCCCGGAGCAGGTGGAACAGATCCGGGAGATCCGGCGCCAGAGCCGCTTCCTGGTGACCATCGGGGCCTGCGCCACCGCGGGTGGGATCCAGGCCCTGCGCAATTTCGCCGATGTGCGGGATTTTCTGGAGCAGGTCTACGCCCGACCGGAATACATCCGCACCCTGGAGAAATCCCTGCCCGCCTCCGCCTATGTGCCGGTGGATTTCGAGCTGCGGGGCTGCCCGATCGGGAAAGGCCCCCTGCTGGAGCTGATCAGCGCCTTCCTGAACGGGCGACGGCCCCAGATCCCGAACTACAGCGTGTGTGTCGAATGCAAGCGCCACGGGACGGTTTGCGTGATGGTCGCCCAGGGAACCCCCTGCCTGGGCCCGATCACCCAGGCCGGCTGCGGGGCCTTGTGCCCGGCGTATCGCCGCGGCTGCTACGGATGCTTCGGCCCGATGGAGACCCCCAACCCCCACAGCCTGGGGAACTGGTTGCTCGCGCGCGGGATGGCCGCGCCGGACCTGGTGCGGCTGCTCCGCACCTTCAACGCCTATGCCCCCGCCTTCAAGGAGGCAGGAGAGCGCTATGCCGGGATCGCGGAAGCTGACCGTTCGGGTTGAGGCCCTGGCGCGGGTGGAAGGGGAAGGCGCCCTGCACCTGCGGGTTCACAACGGACAGGTGCGTGAGCTCCGCCTGGAGATCTATGAGCCCCCGCGGTTCTTCGAGGCCTTCCTGCGAGGCCGCCGCTT
The window above is part of the Thermoflexus hugenholtzii JAD2 genome. Proteins encoded here:
- a CDS encoding NADH-quinone oxidoreductase subunit B family protein; the protein is MARRRKPKLAVWKFASCDGCQLTLLDCEDELLTLADELEIAYFLEASRAVVRGPYDLSLVEGSISTPEQVEQIREIRRQSRFLVTIGACATAGGIQALRNFADVRDFLEQVYARPEYIRTLEKSLPASAYVPVDFELRGCPIGKGPLLELISAFLNGRRPQIPNYSVCVECKRHGTVCVMVAQGTPCLGPITQAGCGALCPAYRRGCYGCFGPMETPNPHSLGNWLLARGMAAPDLVRLLRTFNAYAPAFKEAGERYAGIAEADRSG